The genomic interval gacccaggttcaaaacactgaggttgccagcttgaactcaGCCTCATCCAGCTAGAGCGCAGGCTctcaagcttgagtgtggggtcactggcttgagcatgggatcatagacatgacccatggccactggcttgagcccagaggtcactgacttgaaacccaaggttgctggcttgagcaaggggtcactcgctctgctgtagccccccagtcaaggcatatatgagaaggcaatcaatgaactactaaggtgcagcaacaaagaagaatgcttctcatctctctcccttcctgtctgtccctagctgtcctctctgactctgtctctgtcaaaacaaacaaaagatggtTACAAAGGCCCCTTAGTCACTTGTGAAGGAGTTAAAACTGCAGAGTACTGCTACTTCTGTTTTCCATTCACCCCCCAAAACGAAGAAGAGCATTATTTCTGGGCTTGTTTGCTTTTGTACCTCCCACCCCCCGCTCCCCAGTTCCTACCTTTCCATAGAGGGTTGTGGCACTCGCGTCGCTCCTCTGTTCGTGCATGGGGGCAATGAGTGTCCATTGATTGGTCTCTGGCTCATAACGTTCAGCAGTGTTGAGACGCACATAGCCATCAAATCCTCCCATGGCATAAATAAAGTTGCTGAGGACTGTCACGCTGACATAGCAACGTCTGGAGTGCATAGGGGCTACCTGGTGCCAAGTTTTCTTGACTGGGTCAAAGCGCTTAACACTATTGAAATAGTCTACACTATCGAACCCCCCAATGATATAAACATAGCCTTTCAAATAGGCTGCCCCATGGTAGGCACGGGGACTCTCTTCCTCACAAGTGACATTCACCCATCTGTCTGCCCTAGCATCATACGCCTCAATGGCATTGGTGGGGCTCCCACCACTCCAGCCACCAATTGCAAATAGGATGGCATAGGGCAGGCGGGGCCTGGTGAGTGGGTTGGTGAAATCAGAATTAGAGGGTCCATTCATGTTTAGATCATACATGGCCTTTAGGGCATTAATGATGACTGGCTTGCATTCCTCGCTGTCTTTAACATAGTCATTCATCTTAACATTGTTCATGAAGTACTCAGCATGCATTAGGGCCAGGCGAACCTAAGGAGGAAAAGCAGCAAGTCATTTAAAGTGAGATGAGGATGCCTGGGAAAACCATATCCTTAACCCCAGGTTTTACAGCCTGCCTTTGAATTGCAATAGGGTCATATCTTGTATTGTTTTGGAATTTACAAACTCACAGTTTAAATAGTTGTTTTTATGAGGTGGTATAGGTTGGTATGCAGCAAATAACCTAGAAAATGATCAACAACTTAGCCTATTCCTTGGCCACTGGACAGTGCTATTAGACCAAAAATAAGCTGTAGTAATTGCTCCACAAATGAATATCTGTCTCTATATGTAAAATAACACAAATTAGCACCAAATGGCTGCAATTGAGTGCAATACTCAATTGAGTGCAATTCTCATGAATTGGTAACTAGTCCAGTTTCTTAGGTTTGGGGAAACTCACAGAATGGACAGAGGTAAAAGAAAGACCCTCTAGGATTCTTTTGAAGGCCTTACCATCTCCTTCCCCCACTACCAGGGAGAATTTTGGTCAAAGAATATAATTGTGATAAAAGGACCTAGCAATGCCAAGGGCAAAGAAAACTGCAAAATTTCAGGAACTAGTAGGAGATGCCTTCAATgtaagtatatacatataaatacagcCCTGGCATCTGTCAAACATCTGAAAATGGCTCTTAGGACAATAACTCtgggataaatgaataaaaaatgagcaaTTAAGCAtcccacaaaaaaataattaaacctgACCTTGGGAAGCAAAACTGAAATATGCTGTTTCCTATTTTGGGAGTCGTGAGCAATCCATTTTAGAATGGCCTCAAACACAGCATCTTCTTGTTTGACGTTTAGCTCATCTTTCTCAATGATATCCTTGAGTTCAGTGACTGAGAGCTCTAAAAACTCGACTGAGACCTTCACCATCTCCTCGAAGTTGTGCAGTATGAACATGTAGGCCCTCTGCCTCAGTTCTGGGCAGTAGTAGTAGTCTGTGAACTTACAGATGCCAATACAATTATCCAGACACAGCTCTGCCTTGAGGAACTCACAGCAACCCCTTACAATACCCATGATGTTAAGTTGGTCTGCAGCGGCCAGCAGCCTCTCCACATTGTCCACTGTGATAGGGACAGTCCTGGTGTAAGCGTATTCAATAATTAGCTTCATCATGTCCGGGGAAATGCCAGGAATGTTGTATACCTTCTTTTCAGTGCTGTTCCAGCCACTTGTAAACAGagctctgaaaaaaagaaatgaacagtcaCTGAAACATTTCTCTCCAGTTTGCCATGTTCTCCCCTACTTTTTCTTGTTGAGAGTTTGGACATTTTCCAAACAGTATATTGGAAATAAATTGgtgtgaggaagaggaagggggagtgtGTTTTGTACAGTGAGCAAGAGATCCTTTCCAAGCACTTTGACTTTGGTcactcttacctttttttttttttttttttgtatttttctgaagtaggaaatgggggaggcagtcagacagactcctgcatgcacctgaccaggatccacccggcatgcccaccagggggcgatgctccgcccatctgggctgttgctctgttgcatccagaaccagtctagcgcctgaggcagaggccatagagccatcctcagtgcctgggccaactttgctccaatggagcctcggctgcgggaggggaagagagagacagagaggaaggagagggggaggggtggagaagcagatgggcgcttctcctgtgtgccctgactgggaatcgaacccgggactcctgcacaccaggccgacgctctaccactgagccaaccggccagggctactcttacctttttttaatgaCTAGGTCCTTTTCACATTTTGTGGATGGAGAAATTGGGATCCAGAGCTAGGAGTAAGACCCAGGTCTTGTCTATCCCAACCTATTGCCTACCAAAAatgagcaatatattttttaaataagtaatctTCAACATGTATCCATAATCTAAATCACTTCTATTGCTACCTCCTTGGTCTAAGCCACCATTGTCTTTTGCCTAGATTGGGATTAACTTGCTAACtgaatttacatttttgttttgtctttttgtttaagtgcagcaagtaaaggaagaatttattggccatgcaggaagaaagacaaaagggggccttggagacattTTCAAGGGGGGTAActactgcccactgctcccctgcttCCAAGTCTGGTGGGGTCCCTTAAAGCTTTGGAGAAATAGGCAAAGAAAACATTCcttgggggaagaagaggagaaggaagggaaaggaggcacAGGAGTACTTCCGGAAGGTAGAGCACCCTAAGTGATTTActctttttgagagaaagagacaggaagggagagagaggagaagcattaacttgtagttatggcactttagttgttcattgattgtttctcatgcatgccttgactgggggaagggaggggagactcaaatcaagctagcaaccttgggctcaagccagtgaccatgggatcactggcaatgatcccatgcttaagctggtgaccttgtgctcaagctggtgagcctgtgcccaagcaggagacctcagggttttgaacctgggaactcagtgtcccaggttgatgctctatccactgtgcaaccactggtcaggctaattgactttctttttttttgagagagagagatagttcctgacctgtggtggcatagtggataaagcgttgacctggaacgctgaggttgctggttcaaaaccctggcttgcctggtcaaagcacatataggaattgatgcttcctgctcctcccccctcttctctttctctctctaatatgaattaaagagagagacagacagacagggacagacaggaaaggagagagctaagaagcatcagtttatagttgcagcaccttaattgttcattgatgtaTTCTCATATGTACCTGGACCCagatgctccagccaagccagtgaacccttgctcaagccagcgaacttgggctgcaagccagcgacctttgggctcaagccagtgactatggggtcatgtttatgatcctatgctcaagccggtgaccatgtaCTCAAGcaagtgaacctgtgctcaaaccgaatgagcccatgctcaagccggtgacctcggggtttctaacctcggtcctcagcatcccaggccgacattctatacactgtaccatcacctggtcaggcaggctgttTGACTCTTGAAACCTCCAGAGTTTAGTCTTATCCAAGCatctctcttaaattttttttttttttttgtatttttctgaagctggaaacagggagagacagtcagacagactcccgcatgcacccgaccaggatccacccggcacgcccaccaggggcgacgctctgcccaccagggggcgatgctctgcccctccggggcgtcgctctgccgtgaccagagccattccagcgcctggggcagaggccaaggagccatccccagcgcccgggccatctttgctccaatggagccttggctgcgggaggggaagagagagacagagaggaaggggggggggtggagaagcaaatgggcgcttctcctatgtgccctggctgggaatcgaacctgggtcccctgcacgccaggccgacgctctaccgctgagccaaccggccagggccactcttaAATTCAAAACCTTCCATTGACTTCCCTTCTTACTAAGTAAAATACAAAATCCCTTGAGGTCTGGACCAGTCACACCTGACAGTATTTCCTCGCACCTTCCCCCCTCACGCCATTCCAACCCTGCTGGCCTTGCTTTCCTTGAATACAGCAGATATGCTTCCATCTTTTGTCCTTTACCTGGCATTCCCTGTGCCTGGAAAGCTGTCCCAGATCTCTGTAGTTCTCATTCCTTCATCCCCTTGAAGCCTTTGCTCAAGTGTAACTTTGTCAGCAAAGTGATAATCCTATTTAGAATTGCCATTCAGCCTGACATGTGCTGATGCAATGGAAAAAGTgtggacttggaatgctgaggtcaccagttcagaatcccaggcttgcctggtcaaggcatataccagaagcaacaactatgagttgatgctttccactcctcccctgcctatccctgtctcctctctccagtcaataaataaaatcttttttaaaatttctctaaagaaaaaattttaaaaatattgaacaaataaatgactACTATtttgtcctggctgggtagctcagttggctggagcatcaccctgatatatcaaggttgtgggtttgatcccccagtcagggcacatgaaggagtgaaccaatgaatgcataaataactggaacaacaaatcaatgtttctctttctcccttcctctctaaaagcaataaatatataaaaaaatttaatgactaCTATTCCACTCAGGTACTTATCTAGGTGTTGAACAAGACAGAATTCCCTGCCCTAATAtattatgctctttttttttaaaggaggtttAAGGAACTGTGGGCTTAGAAAacaaattctgcctgacctgtggtggcgcagtggatcaagcattgacttggaatgctgaggtcgccagttcaaaaccctgggcttgcccggtcaaggaacatacgggagttgatgcttcctgcttctccccctatctcccctcacctctctcttctctaaaatgaataaataattaaaaaaaatttttttaaacaaaacaaaacaaaaatcttctctagagcaggggtctgtAAATATGGCCTCTGGGCCATATTCCACCCACCTCTTTTTGTACCACCCCTAAGAGTATTTGTTACAttttcaaatgggaaaaaaaatgaaaagagcatTTTGAGACCTGGAAGttttaataaattcaaatttcCGTGTCCATAAATAATTTTGTTAGAACACAGCCACGCTCTTGCATTTAGTGTTCTCTATGGCTGCTTTCCCATTACAAAGGCAGAATGGAGTAGTTCCACACAACAGAAACTGCAAAGCTTAGAGTATGTGCCATCTGATCTTTTTGTAGTCCTTGCTGTAAATCAAAATGAGAATGTTTAGCAACAGGTAGGACACATTAACTTATCATggttggagcctgaccaggtggtggcacagtggatagagcattggaatgggacgcagaggacccaggttcaaaaccccaaggttgccagcttgagtgcaggttcatacagcttgagcagggcagggggtggggagatgggaggagggggtccactggcttgagagtgggatcatagacatgaccctatggtcactggcttgagcccaaggttgctggcttgagcaagggttcactgctgtagccccctggtcaaggcacatatgagaaagcaatcaatgaacaactaaggtgccacaacgaagacttgatgcttctcatctctctcccttcctatctgtccctatccatacctctctttctcacacacaaaaacaaaaaacatgatgaTTGGGATTACTTGAACATGTTTAGCTTATGAACAAAATAGCCCTTCCATTTCCTGGGTTACAATGGTTTGGCcccaaactcctttttttttcctgatatatattTTCATGGTTCTTTCCCTGCATCCTCCTTCCCATACCCTCAATCCTTGTTGATTTATCACCGTGTCCGAGCTTATCTCTATTGGGGTAGAGGCATTGGGGTGGCTGAAGTGGCTTTGTCATCTAGATTTAAATAAACCCAGTATGGGTGCTCAACTTTCCCAAAGGTTGGTTTGAGTGAGACTCAAAGGATAAAAGCAGCTGGCCCGCCAATATTTGGTTGAAATCCAACTGAAAACTAGAGAGAAGAGAGTCTGGCCCTAGTTGTGCCTCTTCAGACGACAAAGGAGCCAGGCTACTCCTAGGAGCCCAGAGCTTTGACACTATCCCTAACCTTAAGATGGTAGGGTGGGAAACATGAAATGAACCAAGATGTCTCAAAATGCACCCAATTCCCCCTTTGGCTTAGTTCAGCAACCCTGTTATACCTAAAGTAGGAACTGCAGCTACAGAGGATGTTCTTGTGAGCATTGAATTCAAAGCCATTGGCCTTGATGACCACGTCGCAGAGCTTGCCCTCTAGCCTGAGCTCGTTGAAGATCTCACAGGTCATCGCACTCATCTTCCTCTCCATGTGAGGTTGTTGGAAATGTGTGGAGGCCGCCGTGCTCTCCGTCTCCATGGCACCCGGGGACCAGCCGGAGAGGCTGTTCTCCGAGGGTGTCGGGGAAGCTTGTGGGGGGCCCCTTTAGCCAGCTGTCGCTCCTTTTCCCTACTACATCTTTCATGTAGAGCCCATGAGGTTAGCCCAAGTTCCAGAATCCTGGGCTTGCAGTGAGGTCACTCTCAGGATTGTGCTCTCAGGTTCTGGAACTATCTCTTGTCCctgtccttcttccttctcccctcccccaccacactctaggccaggggtccccaaactttttacacgggggccagttcactgtccctcagaccgttggagggctggactataaaaaaaactatgaacaaatccctatgcacactgcacatatcttattttaaagtaaaaaaacaaaacaggaacaaatacaatatttaaaataaagaataagtaaatttaaatcaacaaactgaccagtatttcaatgggaactatgctcctctcactgaccaccaatgaaagaggtgccccttccagaagtgcggcagggccggataaatggcctcagggggccgcatgcggcccgcgggccgtagtttggggacctctgctctaggcTGAAGATCATCACACACCTCCATCTGTGTCCTTGTACCGGGAGCAGGACGGTGACCACTACTGTAAGGCCAGCAGTTGAGGCCGAcacagccattcacatgcaggttcccattggattagggcagatggtaaagaaatagtggagctaaaacatggtgggccattcctttattaaagtcttgcactggccgacgagcaaacacacagggctcccaaagcctactgatacattctctggttccacaaccaggagaatcttctccagtttctcctagaatcaaaggacccACCAGTTTTAGTGGAACTTGCAAAGCCCCTCGCCTCTGGCgccccatctgcacactttcttctctctgcacaaactggcttcttcttcagcactctgctttctctctgttctctctctctgcaaacatggcttccttttctcttttcaaaactttctggcgcaaaaacctctcctccagcaaacattagtaaaacaatggcccctcccaagcaggaatgcaatctgcaatttcaATCAACTGCCCcatctgagggcaagcacacacttggctgcccagtgccatttttttttttaccaataaaagtgagcaaactcaaaaaatacaaattttatggcctgacctgtggtggtgcagtggataaagcatcgacctggaaatgctgaggtcgccggttcgaaaccctgggcttgcctggtcaaggcacatatgggagttgatgcttccagcttctcccccccttctctctctctgtctctctcctctctctctctgtctctccctctcttctctaaaaaaaaaaaatgaataaatttttttaaaaatacaaattttacaaactcatttgcccaacaaccaCTAACACCATATAAGAGTTTTTATTAATTCCCGTTCCTGTTGCCCTAGTTTGTATCCCTGTAGCATCCATCTACCTTCTTCCACAGATCCACACTTAGCTCCCCAGAGGAGAGTTCAAGGAAACTAAGTCAAAGGaggcagagggaaaaggaaaactgATTAGAATTTCATTCTGGCCTGGCTGTCTAGCACTTTCCTGCCCTCTGGACATGAGGTAgtcactcattttcttttttttttttttttaagtcaatatctttttttttttaattcatttttagagaggagagagagagacagagagaaggggggaggagctggaagcatcaactctcatatgtgccttgaccaggcaagcccagggtttcgaaccggcgacctcagcatttccaggtcaatgctttatccactgcgccaccacaggtcaggcactcatTTTCTTCTGATGAGAAGTGGGCCCAGAAACATCTTCTGTTGTTTAATATAACTCACTTTATgactctaactttttttttttctggtcgtGCAATCTATAATCCTGGAAACGACCACGCTTACTAGGGTTTTTGCTCTACAAAGAGTGGCAACCAGAAACCCCAATTCCTTGGGACCACCACGCTCCTCAACGCAGAGCCCTCAACAAGGATCTACCCCAGGGCGCTGCACAGCGCTGCCTGGACCTCCAGGCTGTCCGGGTCCTGTGTCCCGCCCGCGGTCCCGGGCCGGGGGCGGGGACGACGCCTGCGCAGTGAGGCTTCAGAGCGGTCGTTGTCCCAGCGCAGCTCACCAGGCTGCGAGCACCATGGCGGAGGAGGTGAGGCGGGAGAAATGGACTCGTGTGGCGCGGGTCCCGACCCCCCGGGCGCGCCTCGGCCCCCAGAGGGGCGCCTCGGCCCCGCCGCGCCACCCGAGCCAGTAGGCACCCCCGGCCCGGCCAAAGCCCCCCGCTCCCCCGGCCCGGCCTCGCAGGGTTGCCCTGGCAAGCCCCGGGCTCCCATTGGGCCCAGCGCGGCGCCGGGGTCAGCCGTTCTCTCGGGTCTCGGGACAGGTGAGCGCCCTGATGAAGGCCACGGTCCTGATGCGGCAGCCCGGCCGGGTGCAGGAGATCGTGGGCGCCCTCCGCAAGGGCGGGGGAGACCACTTACAGGTACCGTCGGGGCGAGGTCGGGCTGGCGGGCCTGGGGCGGCTGTGGAGGCGTCCAGCCCGGTGCCTCCCGCGTTACTGCAGACCCCTGCAACCCCTCAGTCCCTGGAAATGGCCAGAGGCCTGATGGCAAGCAGGTTGGTCTCCTGTTTTGCCTTGGGGGAGGCTCGCTTGCTCTAAAACCTGGATTTCAGATTTGTCAGTAAGGTCATGCTACTTCCTCTAATTAGACTGAAAGCACCCACACCAGGCCCTCGGGCCTTATTCTCCACACTAGCCCAAGTCAGCGGGCTCCCCAAGAAGTTGCAGATGTGGAGATGGTCATAAAGGACCCAGGGCATTGGGATGGGTACTACTGAAAGAGCCAAAGGGGTCTTGATTCTGCAGCTCGCCCCTCACCTTCAGACGGTGGGCCTCTTCAGGCCTAGCACTGGACTAACTAGGATCAGTTCTTTCTTCCCTCTGTAGCCCTCCCTAACTCCTCCAGGGCTTTGCCCATAGTCTGGGCActgagcactttttaaaaattgattttagagaaagaggtagggagaaagagaaacactcatttgttgttccatttatttttgcattcattggttgatttcttgtatgtgccctgaccaaggatcaaacctgcagtcTTGGAATATCTGGACCAGATTCCAACCCACTGAGTTACCTGGTCAGGGCTAGGCACTGAGCTCTTTGACTTTCCTAATCATCCCCTTACGGTGACACTAGGCTACAACAGAAGGAGCCTATCTAGGCATCATCTCTCTTTTGCCTTTTAGGTCATATCTGATTTTGACATGACCTTGAGCAGGTTTGCATATAACGGGAAGCGATGCCCTTCTTCCTACA from Saccopteryx leptura isolate mSacLep1 chromosome 2, mSacLep1_pri_phased_curated, whole genome shotgun sequence carries:
- the KLHL10 gene encoding kelch-like protein 10 produces the protein MMKLIIEYAYTRTVPITVDNVERLLAAADQLNIMGIVRGCCEFLKAELCLDNCIGICKFTDYYYCPELRQRAYMFILHNFEEMVKVSVEFLELSVTELKDIIEKDELNVKQEDAVFEAILKWIAHDSQNRKQHISVLLPKVRLALMHAEYFMNNVKMNDYVKDSEECKPVIINALKAMYDLNMNGPSNSDFTNPLTRPRLPYAILFAIGGWSGGSPTNAIEAYDARADRWVNVTCEEESPRAYHGAAYLKGYVYIIGGFDSVDYFNSVKRFDPVKKTWHQVAPMHSRRCYVSVTVLSNFIYAMGGFDGYVRLNTAERYEPETNQWTLIAPMHEQRSDASATTLYGKIYICGGFNGNECLFTAEVYNTESNQWTVIAPMRSRRSGIGVIAYGEHVYAVGGFDGANRLRSAEAYSPVSNTWRTIPTMFNPRSNFGIEVVDDLLFVVGGFNGFTTTFNVECYDEKTDEWYDAHDMSIYRSALSCCVVPGLANVGEYAARRDNFTGLALRDEVKYSASTSTLPV